The Rosa rugosa chromosome 1, drRosRugo1.1, whole genome shotgun sequence genomic sequence AGTCCAACTTATTCAACTTCAAGGCAGCGCAAAACGTCAAATTAACTTCCAACTTTCCAAGTCTTCAacggaagaaaaaagaaaggaagaagatTTAAATGTTCTGGGTTTCCCAACTCATCTTTCTTCATAAAGACTTCACCTTTCTATTTCTCTCCCTTCCAATTCAATACCCTTTTGATTCTTCTTCACCTTTCGCGCCACTGTTGCTCTGAAACTTTGATGGGTTCTTTCTAATTCCAACTCTCTTGGGGTCTTTCTGGAGCTTCTGAGCTTTTTGACTTGAGGGGGGCTCAAAGGTGATCAAACTCCGTCTCTTTTTGTTGTTGCAAGAATCATGCTTTATGTATTAGATTTTGATTATTCAGTGGCTAAATTCAAATGGGTAGTTGTTGTTATTGTTTCTGCATCAGTAGTTTGGTTTGCTTTTCATATCTCGATCACCTGTTTTTGAGCATGAGTTGAGATTTTGCTTGATTGAATCGAGTGAAACTGTGGAAGCTAGAAATCAtgacatgttttcttttctcttttccatGGAATTTTGTATCTTAAGCTACGAAATTGTTATCAGCCTTTAGCCATCTATATTGGTTTGATTGGAGACACACAGGTTAAATGTTAGTGTGATTAGAAATGCTAAATATCTTTTCATTGATTCTATCAGTTCAGTATTGATAAAGGTGGCTAAGGGCAACATTTCTGGTTTTATGTAGGGTCCTCGACCAATAAGATCAAATGGGCATCCAATCTGGTTTTATAATTTCATTGTTAGGTTAGTTTTTGAGTTGGGTGATCCTAGCTGGGAGTCTTACTTTACTAAGTGCTAGACTTTGGAAAAGTACAGAAGGCTAAACCTCTCTGGTGCAGCAGTGTGTTAGTCGTCATCTGGGTGTtttcctctgttttttttttttttttagattataAAGGTGCAGGGTTGGAGGAGCTTCGGGGTAGAGTGTAGTTCTTGGCAGCTTTATGGGCTTCTCTGCTTTGGTATAATTTAGAGACTATAGCATTGGTTATATTTTGCTTGACTAGAGGGCAGCTGTAGTCTATGCATAGGGATTATTGGGTGGTTCATATGCATAATTTGCTCATATTTTGTTTTGGTATAGATTTCTGGTCTCtgctgtttttctttctttttgcttGTGAACCACTTGTCCACTTTTATGGTTTCATTCTTTCTAATCTAGAAAATTATTTCttttcaaacaaaagaaaagactcTCAACTAGCTAGTGTAGAACTTCCTTTCTTGTTGGATAAATGTACACATGGCATAACTCCTGTATGCCATTATTtatgtattattatttttcacgTAGCCCTTGTATCCTGTGAAATATGTTTGGAACCAGTCCGTGTGTTGTCTCATAAGGTTTTTTCTCCAATGTGGGAATTTCAGTCTGGGATCAATGCAGGAAGTCAGAGAGCATTCAAATGTTCATGGTTTGTCCTGGATGCTCTCTCCAACTTGGCATTGATTCCTCACTGGAGTCCGGCTGAAGAATATCTCTTTTCATCATAAACATTTCCATCTCTCTGTCTCCCTTTCCTGGTCTTTCCTCTTATCATTGAATTTAGCATAAGCCATAAGTAGTAATTAACTTTTCTTGTATTGCATATAGGTTTTGATTTTCAATGAAGCCTTTTGAAAAGAATGAAGCTGATTTGGAAGATGGAAAGTTAGACAAAGACAGAGATAAAACACCACGAAGTAATAAGGTGGTCAAAATACAAAACCAGGCCCTGTTGTCTGGTCTCGCATATTGCATATCTTCCTGCAGCATGATACTAGTTAACAAATTCGTGCTTTCCAGCTATGATTTTAATGCTGGAATTTCTTTGATGCTGTACCAGGTAACTATCATTATTAATTTTGTTACTAGAAGTACAGGTcatattatttttctctttgctCAACTCTATTTAATCAAAAACAATACGAAAGTGTTTATAAATTTAACAATATTGTTCTTCTGTGGATGCAGAACCTCATCTCAGTTATTATTGTGTCTACATTGAGTTTGCTGGGAATAATATCAACGGAACCACTAACATGGAGATTGGTTAAGGTCTGGTTGCCTGTGAATGTTATATTTGTTGGGATGCTCATTACAAGCATGTTTAGGTATGAAGTGGGTACATATTTTTATCTATTAAAGGCCATCTTGATGCTTAATGATGTTTAGAAATGGTCTATGACAGTTTATCACTTATTACAATTAGTGCCAGCATCCATCTTGTTCTATGTAAAAGTTTTCATTCGTCCTTTATACAAGAACACTTCAAAAGCAAGCTATGCAGCTCTCTGATACTTTTCAGTTCCAAACCACATACCTAACAGGTCACAAACTGAAAATATCATGTTTTTGATGCATATATGATAGGTTTGCTGCATTGCATCATATCTATTCTACAGTTCGGCGATGGATATATCTTCTTTTAATCTCTGGCTGATGAGTCTCTTAGATAGGGTTTGCTCATTACTGGGTTATAATCGTGGTGCTGTTCtgattttatatatatgtacCCGCTTTTTGAGTCTCCGTATTTGGTCACTACTTAAAACTTCATGCCTTTTCCTTTCTCAATTTTTACTTGCATACTTGTCATGTTTGCAGCTTGAAGTACATCAATGTAGCGATGGTCACAGTCCTGAAGAATGTTACTAATGTGATCACTGCTGTTGGTGAAATGTATCTCTTTCAGAAGCACCATGACAGCAGAGTATGGACTGCTCTGTTTCTAATGGTATGTTGTTCCGATTCACTTGACAAATGTTTAAATTGTGATTCAAAATTCAAAGTCAACTGTTAGTTTTTCATCTTGTAGTTTTTTGGCTTGTTGCTGCCACTTGAGAGCGCTTGTCATATCTTGCCTTTCTTGGTCATTATTTGCCTCATCATATCCTTTCCgttattaaaatataaaatttacATTCAATCTTAATTTGTCACATGGATGTCAAAAACAAAATTGTGTATAGGTAAAAAAATCAGTTTCTCAAAATATTTATCATACTACATATTAGTACAATAGTAAttctttttcccttttgttAAATTAACCTGGATTACAATACACCTTATATACCCTACAATAAAACTAGATACTATGGTAGAAAGGTTCAGATATTTCTTTCTACCATACTATTGTATTTCATAGAATACGGCTAATTCTAGTCTGCCCATTTCATTTAAGACGCGAAATTTGaatccctttcttttcttcaattagCCGTATTCTATGAAATACGATAAGTGGTTGCATTTCCTCATACGATAACTGGTTTAATTTTTTTctaagaaagaagagaaagaactGGGAGTTGGTGCCTACATAACTGGTTGCTTGCTTACCAAGCCATGCTAGCAAGCTCTTCCAGTTCAAATATTATTCTTGACTGATTTTTAGGCCACATCAGTGCACTGGGATAAAATTTGTTCTGTTGatgaaaatattaaaatactGCCGTAATTCTCTAATTGTGAGGGGTTGAGTATCCCTCAGGAAGGATGATGTTGTGTGGGTCCACGTGCATACTCATGCATACACTGTGATATAGATAAATTGTATTGCCAAGATAGACTACTACACAGAGAACTCTTTGGActtgtaaaaagtaaaaactgtTACCAACTTAATGTCGGTCATGCCTGCAGCTGCTGCAACTCACTATAAACTTATTTGAAGATGTTCTTTTGTGTGATACAGATACATTTGTGAGTTCTCATGATTTTGATAATGGCATGGTTGGGCTCTAACTTTTGCAgataatttcagcaatttcGGGAGGGGTGACTGATTTATCTTTTCATGCAGTCGGCTATGCGTGGCAACTTACTAACTGTTTCTTAACTGCATCTTATTCTGTAAGTACATAACTGCATCTTATGCGTGGCAACTTACTAACTGTTTCTTAACTGCGTGGCAACTTACTAACTGTTTCTTAACTGCATCTTATTCTGTAAGTACATAACATGAGGCTTCAATCTGTTCTGTACACATTTagcatctaatttttttttttaaatcctgATTCTTTTCCGTTATGCATATAAGCTCCTATGCTGAACTTGATAAATTAGATTCCTTCATCTGTTATGTTGTTGATAGCTAATAATTGTTAGTTCATTCTCATGGTGATAAAATTATGCTTTTAGTGGTGAAAAATATTTGAAGAACACCATTAGAATTCTTGTTTATACACATACAAATTGAATCGGTTGCTTTGACATATTAATTTTCTTGTACAATCGAAAATTATTTAGTTACATGTTAGAACGCAAAATCAACAAGATGTCATAGTCTGCATCTAAAATCTGAAGTAATGTTATAGTTCCATGGTCTGTTTACTGGATTTCTGTTGACATATGCTTCAACTGAATCACTGATAATTATATTGTTTGTGCAGCTGACTCTGCGGAGGGTCATGGATACAGCAAAGCTTGTTACAAAATCTGGAACATTGAACGAGTTTTCTATGGTCCTGCTAAATAACTCCCTTTCTTTCCCCCTGGGGATTCtgcttatttttcttttcaatgagGTTGATTATCTCTTTACCACGTGAgtattctgttttctttttttgatattatttaacCTTCTAGTAGCAGCAGATAACATCTGTATGGTAAATGCTCTAAATTTTAGGGTTGTGTTATTGAGGCAATCAATGGTTTTAGTGATGAATGTCCCTTTGGGGACATCTGATAAAAATGGAATGATGAATATGGATGGTTGGAGTTTACATGCTATACTTGTGAGCCATGACTTTATTCCGGTTTACAAGTGTGTCGGAGCATTAACTAAGTACTGTTTGTTCATTCACGGTACTTTTGGTCAATGTGATTTAGCTTCAATATATAAAGGTTTATGAATAACACAAAGGCATGTGCAAATGCAAAGGAATGAAATTAGGCACGAGCGCACACAGAAGTCCTCGTTGGCAATTGTAATTGATAAACACTAAATCGGAAATCTAGATGATACGTGGGAAGAGAAAGTTTGCCCTGCTATTTTATGATGTGGTTCCAATGATTTTcctattctttcttcttcctccttacTTGCCATTTATCATCATATGGTTTTAAAGAAATATGCATGTGAGGTACTTCAAAGTTTCTTTTGTCGTTGTTGCTTCTATTTGGTTATTGCTTTCAGCATGAAACTGTGATCACTAGCTAATAATTTGGAACCCAATTTTACCATTTGGCTATGAGCCAGACTCAGGTTGAGAATTCTCCTTTACttgttaaatgaaaaaaaaaaaaaaagaagaagaagaagttaggATTATGTTTTACCATGTGTTTCTAATAAGTTCTTGTTTTCATTTATCCTATTAGACTAATGAATGTTCAATTAAAATGGCAGACCGCTTCTGAGATTGCCAAGCTTCTGGTTGGTAATAACACTAAGTGGATTTTTGGGTCTGGCAATCAGCTTCACTTCAATGTGGTTTCTTCATCAAACAGGTGCTACAACATACAGGTAAGATGATTGTGGCTGATGCACAGTATGATAAAATAGTAAGATTTTGATTGCTCTATTCAAAGCTGGATATAGTTTATTTGAAATTGACTTTGTCAAACTTGAGAGACCGAGAGCATAGTGCAAAAAATAACTTTGCTCCTTTTTTCTCCAGGCTTGATTATTTTGTAGCACAATCTGACCAGCTTGATAACTGCAGTTGTAGTTCATATAGTTTAGATATTGCCTGATCCTACTCTAGATGGAAATATAAAGTTGGAGTTTATGGACTTAAGAATGCTTATGTTCATATTATCCCGGGTCAGTCTCTGGCTTGTTCACTAGCCAGTGAACCCTTGCTAGTAAATTTAAGAGAAAGCCGTAATTCTATAGTATGTGAGAATCATATGATATTAATTTTGTGTTGAAACGAAGGTTTAGCATGTTAATACTGTCGGAATTTGGATGAGGTGTTAGTGATCTATGTAGACTGGACAACTCTAACCGCTGGTAAATATCTGCAGCCTTGTAGGTTCACTGAATAAGATCCCTCTATCCGTTGCTGGAATTGTACTTTTCAAGGTCCCAACCAGTTTAGAGAACTCCGCGAGCATATTCTTTGGTAAGTTCTTTCTCTCAAACTGGCTGAAGAGATTGGTATACTTCTGGATGACCTTGCAGAGACAACCTTGAATTTGTAGCATTACCAATGAAATTTTGCAATTTGTAGGTCTTTTGGCGGGAGTATTTTTCGCTAGAGCTAAAATGCGAGAGAGATCTCAATCCTGAACTGCTTCAACTTGTTTGAATTACTTAATGATGACCATGTTTTGCAATGGGAAAAACTGCATTCTGCTTTAACATCTCATGCTTCAACTCTTGGAAATCATTTAGATATTCTCATGAAGTCTTGTGAAGTGACTGATAAACGCGCAAGGAAGATTTTGCCTATTCGAATGTGCTGTGGTATAGTTTCTGGGTATCTGGTGGAGGGGATGAAAGTTTCCCTTTAACGTCAGCAGGCCTTCGGAGAAATGTTGTATTTTATCATATGAATACCTTATTACCTTACCACTAATTTTTTCACCAATTTGTATTGTGCTGCAATTCATTCCTATGTAATCATCTTTTCTAGTCTTACTGAAACAATAACTCTAATTCATCTGTGAAATTACTAGGAAAAAAAGAGCCTCGTGGTAAATAGTAATGATGAAAAATGGTTTTCCTTTATATTTGGATATTtcctactttttcttttttggttacatAGATGCCTGAAAACagtaagaaaaaaaatctaGCTTTCAGGATCTACACAAACTCTTCTATATCTGATGTGATCATCACTATCCTCCAAATAAGCTGCATAAGCATAGGTGGGAGGGTCATGAAAAGCTACCACACCCACCTCATGATCTTCTTGACAGAGTTAGGGTTTCGGGTTTAGAGTTTAAAGATTATGGTTTTGGGGTTTAGAGCTTTGGTAATATCtttgtatttttcttatttttaacAATTTAATGAGTTTTGAGTTTAATTTAAGGGCATTAATGTACCCCAAAACTTAATAGGTTCGTCTGCGGTGTATTAATGTATCGACACAGAGGTAGACTATTTTGAGATCAAGTCAAGCTAATTTACTTATGCATAGAGTTAGTCTATCTCTATATCAAaactagtctacttgatgtattgaTACAGTAATGTACCGTAGAATGTTCTTTAATGTAATTTACATTTGAAATTAGATATTAATTAGATCTATGACGAATCATTAAatgaaaataagggtttagagCGTAGTTAGCTTCGTATTTATGAAGCTAACAATTTAGTTTTAGAGCACTAGCTGCACTACTGCATTGAAATATTCATGATGTCACTAAGATTTAAACTTGTGACTTTCACTTACCAGTAAGCCATCACATTATCGGTTATTGCAGATAACTAATAGGCCGCCGGCGGAGGTAATATGCATTCACAAAAAGTGAGAAAGATAATGACCGGAGAAAAACACGTTCAGTAAAATTAATTGAATTTGGCCATTGTTAATTCAAAGAGAGACATTGCAAGAACAAGTTTTGATTTTCTAAAGTGGCGGGTCCTGAGCACAAGGCCACCACAAATCTTCCATTGTCTTAAACTTTGCCAATAGGAGCGAGGCAATCTCACCTTATCCACACTCCCACCACAACCTTTTATTACACTGATCGATAATCACAATCACTCCTTATCAAATATCCACAAGGCACCCCAAAAATCCTACCCTCAGTACTAGTAGCCTCAACCAAGCTTAGCTTTGTGAGAAAACATAGCACTGAACCAAGTGTTTGATCTCAGATTATTGTTAATGGCAGCCATGAACTCTAGCGTTTTGGCAAGTAACTATGCCATCTCTGGCAGCAGTGCAGTACTGGCTGAAGCCAATGGCAAGATGACCTCCATGCCTCAGAGAGTAGCTATGCCTGTAATTAGGGCCCAACATCAAGAGTCGCAAAGCGTTGGAGGAAGAAGAGCTGCACTGCTCTTCCTCACCGCCACTGCGGCTGCTGTTGCCTCCAACTCCATTGCCAATGCCAGCGTCTTTGACGACTACCTGGAGAAGAGCAAGGCCAACAAggtacctagctagctagctactcaTTGTTTCTTGAGAATTATGAACTGGAAGGGTGACTAAATTTGGCAATACATATATGCATGTATGTGTGTACAAAATAGGAACTCAATGACAAGAAGAGGCTTGCAACAAGTGGAGCAAACTTTGCAAGAGCATTCACTGTTCAATTTGGGACCTGCAAATTCCCTGAGAACTTCACTGGCTGCCAAGATCTTGCCAAGCAAAATGTATTTACAACTACCAACTCATTCCCTGGTAATCAATTATTACCTAAAAGTTTTGGcttttgttaatttgtttgcgGGTTTGATTTGCAGAAGGTGCCATTTCTCTCTGACGATCTGAAGTTGGAATGCGAAGGCAAGGACAAGTACAAGTGTGGTTCCAATGTATTCTGGAAATGGTGATAAAAAAAGGCATGCATATATGCAGTCTCTTTTTCGCAACCTTCAACATGTATCTAATTTAAGTTTCTTGTTAAGTGAAAAGGCAACACTTGATCTGCTTTATGATGTTCTCTGTATTCCctttatttcttctttctgtttgaatGCTTTGCCTAAAGAATGGAATAGAACATGACTTTATAATGCATTATAAGGCCCAAAGGAAGGTCAACATACATCAATGAAAAGAATTATAAGGTCACAAAAACTGTTTCATTTCCCTTGTATGAATTCTATACAAGATCAGTGTTTGAGGTTCACTTCCATCTGTACCTTCCGAGAGTGTGTATGTATAGCACCATGTAATCATCTTTGTCAAATAAACAAATCTAGAGGAAAGAATGTCCCAAATATCCAGTATCTTCTCATGAACACCAGACAGTCCCACGCTCAATCAGAGTAATGTACAAGAAATATGCACGCTTCCAAGAGCTCCTTGAACACCAACTTGATAACTCGGTCGCACAAGCTTGATCTGATAACATACATTTCCATAGTGTGGTTAGATTTAAATTCTGAAAGCAAACCCCACTGCTGTAGTAATTCCACCGAGCCCTCCAAACTTATCAAAGCTCAAACTTCTCCAGACACATTCTAAAACCTTCCACAGAATCTCAACGTTGCTGACACCAGTCAAAAGAGCCCATATCCTGCATCTGAGGACATGGCTTTGGAAATACGTCATTAGCAAAACCAGAAACAAATTCACATTGCCACGCTGCAGATGCTGCTAGACCAAGTATCGTTACATTCCTGAGGCATATCCCTTCATAGGAAGCACCCTCGACACCCTGCAGTACTGGAGCTTTTGTTGAGTTTAAGCTGACAATGTTGCTAATGAAAATACCCTTTACTTTGGGAACAGCTTTGGGATCCCATCCTTTGTCCGGGTGGTCATTGGACCCTCTACTAAACTTTATGGGTGTCTTGACCCTTTCCATCTTTATGTTACTTATAGTAACATTTTCTATGTAACCCCCTCGACCCTTATCAGATTTTAAACGCACCCCGGCTGCAGAATTCCAAACATGCAAATCCTCAATGGTAACATTTGAAATCCCACCAGACATCTCACTACCTAttccaactccagaacaggtgGGAGTGGTGCCAGAAACTCTCCTCACTATGATGTTTGAGCTTGGACGAGCCATCTTGATTCCATAATGATCCCACCCACTTTTAACTGCTATAAGATCGTCGCCACTCTCAATGTAACAGTCTTCAATGCACACATTTGTACATGAATCTGAACCATACCATCAAGTTAACTTCTATAATTGACTTACATGAAACACATTATATCAGATTGAAAGAACAAGAATATACCTGCATCTATGCCGTCAGTGTTAGGAGCATTAAGGGGAGCCAAGATTGTCATGTCCTTTATAACGACATTGCtgatcaaaacaaaaaagaactgTGAGCTGATTATCATTATTTAAAGCATAGGATGAAAAAGGATTAACTTGGGCCAAGTGTATTCCTCAATGACATTACAGGTGGAGATGGGTCATCAAACTGTTTTACTATGGTTGGTAGCCATAGGGTTTAGGAAACAAGATATATGGTTGGTAGCCATATCATAGAGAAAAGATTTGAGAAAGTAACTGGCTCATTATGTGCTGAATAAAATGAAATTTCTTCTTCTAAACTTCCACTAAAATAGGGATTTGCAGCAACTTGAATTATTATGACGtatacttgaaaaaaaaaaaaaaaggaaaggaaacaaGATATTAGGGAAAATCAAAGGACACACCTGCAGTAAACAGGATGAACTGTCCAAAAAGGAGAATTGAGGAAGGTGAGGTTAGAGATGAGAATGTTGTTAGAGTTCATTAGTTCAAGAAGGTGACCTCTCGTATACTCAAGCGTTCTGTTCCACCATAGTTCCCACCACATTTTCCCTTGACCGTCAATTGTTCCATTATGACCTGAAACCCCATATATAATGGATTGAATGAGCTCGAAAGGTTCCTTAGAAgatgaaaataaaaatggacAAGAATAGATTTGGACATGCTTCACAACTTCTTCATGTATCAAAGAAATGTCATAGaattttggagaaaattttCACCAAACGTATTAAAACTGGCACCAAACAAATTAAAATAGACACTGTCACTCTGTTTCTACTATGAAAGCTTTCATTATGTTGAACTAACACCTTGACAGGGAAGATCTTTTGTTCACCAAGAGTAGTAGTTCATTAAGTGTTTTATTAAAGAATGATGGAACTGCTTGCCTATTTCTAGTGAATGTGACCACTGGTAGGCCGATGGACAGACAGTTGCATGGGAATATAAATTGTCAATACAAAGATTAGTTTGATAAACATTAAATGACATGTGACATTCAATGTTTTCAACATATTCTAGTTAATCATTCATGTAGATTCAGATGCACCATTTTCATATCCACAGCTCACATGGTCATTTTGTATTTTAAGTCCTTGACTAcaaagaaggggaaaaaaacaaggaaaaagaaaaaaaaatgcaagtcTCTCTGGTACCTGTAATGAC encodes the following:
- the LOC133724564 gene encoding GDP-mannose transporter GONST1 isoform X1, with the protein product MKPFEKNEADLEDGKLDKDRDKTPRSNKVVKIQNQALLSGLAYCISSCSMILVNKFVLSSYDFNAGISLMLYQNLISVIIVSTLSLLGIISTEPLTWRLVKVWLPVNVIFVGMLITSMFSLKYINVAMVTVLKNVTNVITAVGEMYLFQKHHDSRVWTALFLMIISAISGGVTDLSFHAVGYAWQLTNCFLTASYSLTLRRVMDTAKLVTKSGTLNEFSMVLLNNSLSFPLGILLIFLFNEVDYLFTTPLLRLPSFWLVITLSGFLGLAISFTSMWFLHQTGATTYSLVGSLNKIPLSVAGIVLFKVPTSLENSASIFFGLLAGVFFARAKMRERSQS
- the LOC133724564 gene encoding GDP-mannose transporter GONST1 isoform X2, whose protein sequence is MVTVLKNVTNVITAVGEMYLFQKHHDSRVWTALFLMIISAISGGVTDLSFHAVGYAWQLTNCFLTASYSLTLRRVMDTAKLVTKSGTLNEFSMVLLNNSLSFPLGILLIFLFNEVDYLFTTPLLRLPSFWLVITLSGFLGLAISFTSMWFLHQTGATTYSLVGSLNKIPLSVAGIVLFKVPTSLENSASIFFGLLAGVFFARAKMRERSQS
- the LOC133724566 gene encoding photosystem I reaction center subunit N, chloroplastic, which gives rise to MAAMNSSVLASNYAISGSSAVLAEANGKMTSMPQRVAMPVIRAQHQESQSVGGRRAALLFLTATAAAVASNSIANASVFDDYLEKSKANKELNDKKRLATSGANFARAFTVQFGTCKFPENFTGCQDLAKQNKVPFLSDDLKLECEGKDKYKCGSNVFWKW
- the LOC133724563 gene encoding probable polygalacturonase, with translation MDSEKSMFGGAIRPTWPSLLLLFTTMLVLSYQISTMTGLPSWAGSVWGGSETAPADPTRSRSCSGFFFGRVGAAPRRKTVMSIRDFGGVGDGTTSNTEAFRKATRYMQTKQESGGAQLNVPEGRWLTGSFNLTSNFTLFLEEGAVILGSQDPKEWPIIEPLPSYGRGRERLGGRHISLIHGDGLTDVVITGHNGTIDGQGKMWWELWWNRTLEYTRGHLLELMNSNNILISNLTFLNSPFWTVHPVYCSNVVIKDMTILAPLNAPNTDGIDADSCTNVCIEDCYIESGDDLIAVKSGWDHYGIKMARPSSNIIVRRVSGTTPTCSGVGIGSEMSGGISNVTIEDLHVWNSAAGVRLKSDKGRGGYIENVTISNIKMERVKTPIKFSRGSNDHPDKGWDPKAVPKVKGIFISNIVSLNSTKAPVLQGVEGASYEGICLRNVTILGLAASAAWQCEFVSGFANDVFPKPCPQMQDMGSFDWCQQR